The Clostridium botulinum BKT015925 genome includes the window AATTCTTTTGCTTTTAGTTCATAGGTATCATCTAATTTAGGAAGTGAAAATTTACCGTATTTGTTTTTTAAGGCTAAAGAAATTAGTCTATCAGCTAATTCGGGATTTTTAGAAAGTAATGATCCATGAAAGTAAGTACAAAAAGTATTTTTGTATATACATCCTTCTGAATGATCTTCTCCATTATTTCCAAAGCCCAAAAGAACTTTACCGAGAGGTTTTAAAGATCCAATATATGTCTTGCCCGAATGGTTTTCAAATCCTACATAAGTTTCTTTGAATTCTTTATTATATATTACGGTATTTCCTATAAATCTTTTTTTTCCAGAAGTTGTATATATATCTAAAGCATTTAATCCTTCTAATTCTTCACCAGATGGAGTTACATAGTATTTTCCAAGTAATTGATATCCACCACATACAGATAAAAATACTTTATTTGATTCTATGTATTCAATAATGCTAGATTTCTTGTTTTTCTTTAAGTCGTTAGATACTATAGATTGTTCATAATCCTGACCACCGCCAAAAAATACAATATCGTATTTTTTAGGATCAAATTTATCATTAAGTGAGACATTAAATACATTAGTTTTAATACCTCTATTTCTAGCTCTATATCTTAAAATTAATATATTTCCTACATCACCATAAACATTAAGAAGATCAGGATACATATGACAGATATTAAGTTCCAAAATATCACCTCACCATAATTTCTTTATATATCCTTTATTATTTAAAAATTTTCTAAAACTTGTCATAGCAGTATAAGTAGCTAAAAGATATATCATAGAATCGTTACAACTTTCTATATTATCTAAAAGAGTTTCGTAATTATGACATATACAAAATAAATCTTCATCAAATCCTGCTACTTTTAATCGTATACCCATATCATATAATCGTATACCTGATACCATAATATTATGGATGTTATTATTATTTAAATCTTCAAAATCCACGTCCCATATCCAAGAAACATCTTTACCATCTGCATAATTGTCATTTAAAAGTAAAGCTAAACTTTTATTTTTATCATCGAGTTTTATAGATTTTAAAGCTTCATCAAATCCAGCTGGATTTTTTACTAAGATTATTTTAAGATTTTTATTGTTAATTTTTATTAATTCTTGTCTTCCAAAACTACTCTGTAAATTTTTAAAGGTAGTACATATAATAGAATCTTTTACTCCAAGTATTTTACCTACTGAAAATGCACAAAGAGCATTATAAATGTTATAAGTACCTGCTTGATTTATATAATAATCTTTATTATTGATTTTTACTTTAGATCCATTAGATGATAAATTAATTATGCTATTGATTGAATAAGTTAGACTTGGCCTTTTGTATCCGCAATTTGGACAATAAAAATCTCCAAGATGGTTATATGTTATAAAGTTATATTCATAAGGATGTTTACATATTTTGCAAAATTTAGCATCAGCATTTAAAGGTGGTTGACTTACAGTGTTAATAGGAGAATCAAATCCATAATACAATGTTTTATTGTTAATATTTAAGTTTCCAAATAAAGAATCGTCACCATTTAAAACTAAGATAGAGTCAGGAGAATTATGTATTCCATCTAAAATTTTATTTAAAGTTGAGTAAACTTCACCATATCGGTCTAATTGATCTCTAAATAGATTAGTTATTGTTATTATCTCAGGATGTATATATCTGGTGATATATTTTACATTTGCTTCATCTACTTCTAAAACACAGTATTTAATCTTCGAGTTGGAAAAAAACTTAAAATTTTTAATAAAGCAAGATATAATCCCTGTATACATATTTGCACCTGTATCATTTGTTATAACATCAAAATTATTATTTTTTAGTATAGTGTAAATCATACTAGTAGTGGTAGTTTTCCCATTGGTTCCAGTAACTAAAATAACCTTGTAATTTTTTGAAAGTATACCTAATATATTTTTATTAAATTTTAAAGCTACTTTACCTGGAAAATTTGTACCACCTTTATATAATAAATTTGAGACATTCATAATAAATTTTGAAAACATAATTCCTAAAAATGTTTTAATATTAATGACTAAGCACCTCCATCCTATTAATGAATTATGTACTAATTTATTGAATTTATTCAAATAAGGGATAATAAGATTTTAACACGTAATTAGTTAAATGGAAATAATTTACTTAACGCCAAAGTATGATTCAGTATAGCTTTTTTAAATAAAATATAGTATTAAAAAACAAAAAAACTAGTAATTTTTATATGAAAAAATAAAAATACTAGCTTTTTACAATGTAAATTGTCAATAAGTTTTTTGAATGAAAAGTTTATTTATTAATATAATTTTTTTAACATATGTTATAATATAATATTATTCCATAGAAACTGTATTAAAATTGCCATCGATATTAATATCTAAGTTTAATTTTTTAGATAAGTTATTAATTTTATTTAAAATATTAGATTTTTCATTTCCTTGTGCTGGAGTTGGACAATAGTCATTTTTATAATTAACAGATGAAATTTTACATGGTATTATTTTAAAATCATAAGATTTTAAAGTTGAATCACTAATTTTAAATTTTATCTGAGTTATAATAGAGTCTTTATCTCTAGGGTTTTTATTTCCTCCAAAGGCAAAGTTGCCCATGCTATAAAATATAAGTTTGTTATTGTATTTTTCGATGCCTTGAAGTACATGAGGATGGTGTCCTATTATAAGATCAGCTCCATTATCAATAGAATAATGAGCTATATTTTGTTGAGTTGTATTTGGTGTATAATTTCCTTCATTTCCCCAATGAAAGTTAATTATGACTATACAATTTTGTTTCTTTAATTTATCAATATCATTCTTGATTTTTTCTAATAAATCTGGAGTATCAGAAAATCCTTTATATCCTAAAAATCCAAATTTTATGCCACGTATTTCTTTTATCCATATATTATCTTCCCCAAAAAAATTAATGTTTTCTTTTTTTAGAGCTATCTTAGTGTCCTCAAATCCTTGTTCTAAATAATCTTTTATATGATTATTGGATAGATTCACTCCCTCTATATTTGCAGAAGTTAAAATTTTAGCGTACTCCATAGGGGCTTTGAAAGTAAATCTTTTTACAGCTTTGGCATTAGAAGTAGTAAGTGTACCTTCAAAATTAGCTATGGTTATATCATCATTTTTAAATATAGAATTTACATTTTTAAAAACATATGAGTAGTCATTATTATGTTGTTTTAATACATGAGGAAGAGAACCTTCATAAGAATATTTATCATCTCTTCCAAGAGTACAATCACCTACTGATGAAAGTAAAATTTCTTCTGATTTTTTAAAAGAACTAGCTTGTCCATTAGAAGAGGTTTTGCTTTCTTTACCTTTAGATGATAATTCTAAAGAAGAATTAGTGTTAGATGATGTATTTTTAGGATGAGAGGTTACCTTAAATAAAGAGTATACTTTGTGAGTAATATTTCCACCTAAAAATCCTAATATAAAGACGAAAGAAAAGAAAATAATAATTCTTTTTAATTTTTTAGATTTATGTTTTTTTTTATTAATCCTTTGTGTGTTCATTTTTAGCCTCCTGATAACGTAACTTAAATTACATTATAATATATTTTAATATAATTAAAGGTAACAAAATGGTTATAAGATTAAATAATTAATAAAAACTGTCATATTATTAATATATTTTGGAAAATTAACCTCTTTGTATCTTTTTATAGTTTAAGACTTGATAACATATTATTAAATTTAATACTTTGATTACAGATAAGAATATTAAAATATGATTTAAATATGAAAGAAGTGATTTTAAAATTGAAAGATATAAAAGGTAAATTAGGTTATTTATTAGGGATAATAAGTATTTTATATTATATAGGTTTAGGTAGGTTTTCAGGAATAATAGGATTTCATATGATTTGGTTGTTCTTAGGTGTTTTTGTTATAGTATTTCAAAGATTTAAAGAGCGAATTTTAAAATTCTATAAAAAAATAAATATTAAGTTTAGAACAGTGATAATATTTTTTATAGTTATAGGATTAAGTTCATTTATTCTTATAGAAGGTCTAATAATTCATTCCGCAATATCCAAGACAACTGATGAAAAAAAATATATGATTGTATTGGGGGCAGCTGTTCATGGAGATTATATGTCATTAATATTAAAGAAAAGAATGGATACCACATTAGAGTATTTGAAAAAATATCCAAATACAAAAATAATTGTATCAGGTGGAAAAGGACCTGGTGAGTTAATTACAGAAGCAGAAGCTATGAAAAGATATTTGATTCAAAATGGTATAAATCATGACCAAATTATAAAAGAAGAGAAATCAAGAAATACTGCAGAAAACTTTAAGTATTCTTTAGAAATATTGAAGCAAAGAGAAAAAAAGGATAATCCATCAGTATGTGTAGTTACAACGGATTTTCATATGTTTAGAGCAAAGTTTTTAGCAAAAAGAGCAGGGATTAATGTCCATGCAGTACCATCAAAAGGTTATTTATCATCAGCACCTAATTATTATATTAGAGAATACTTTGCAGTTATACATTCATTTATTTGTGATAATGCAAAGTAAGAATCCAACTTATTCATGTATGTAAATAAGTTGGATTCTTTTATTTTAAAACTAAAAAGTAATTTCATAATATTATATTGAAAGTGATTTTTGTTTAAAATTTCCTTGAATATCATTTACTGATGAAACTGTTACAAAAGCATGTGGATCAATGCTATTTACGATAGATTTTAAAGAGTTAAGCTGTATTTTTTGTACTACAACATATATAAATTTTTTATCTGTATGGGAGTAGCAGCCATAAGCATCTAAAAGGGTAACACCTCTACCTAATTTTGTTTTTATAGATTCTATTATAGGTTCAGGATTTTCTGAAATTATAATGCATTGTCTTGAAGAGGCAATGCCTTCTTGTACAGCGTCAATAGTTTTAGATCTTACAAAACTCATAATAATTGCATACATTACTGAACGAGGTCCTAAGGTTAATGATAAAAAGATATATATTAAAATATCTTGAGATAGCAAAATTTTAGTTAAAGGGAATGATGGAAACTTACGTTTTATCATTTTTCCGGATATATCAAGTCCTCCGGTAGAAGCTCCTCCCATAAATAATATAGCCATTGATAATCCTGAAATTACACCTGTAAATATAGTAGCGGTTAGTAAGTCACCTATAGGCTTAAAATGAAAAGCAGAGTTCATAAAATCTATCATGAATGAAGAAATTACAACTATAATACCACTCTTAATCGCAAAACTTTTACCGAGTAAACTATATCCAAAAATAAACAGAGGAATATTCAAGCAAAGGGTTGTTAAGCCGATTGGAAGGTTAAAAAGATGTTTTAAACCTAATGAAATTCCAGTGAGTCCACCTGTACCAATATTGTTCGGGACTAAAAGAACGGAAATATAAAGTGAGTATATAAGACAACCTATAACAAGTAATCCTATATCTCTAAATAAATTTTTCATAAAAATTCTCCTCTTAAAATATATTTAAAATAGCATTGAAGTAACGCTTAAAGTATTCATAAAAAATATAACTTCTTTATTTCGCATTAATAGTAGCATAAATATAAATAACACTCAAAGCGCAATTTTTCATAATTATAGATGTTTAAAGGCTGTAGTAGTGAAATATAAAATTTAGTTGACATTTCAAAGGTATTTACACAAAATGCTCGGAAATAATGCAAGCATGAAATTTAATGAAAGAGAAAATTCATACTTAAAATAATAACTATGTTTTTTTCAGAAATTACTAAAAAAAACTACAAAGATTTACTAAAAATTAAATATACTCATTACTAATCTTTCAAAAAAAATCTCAAAAATTAAAAAAATATATAAGTACAATAAATTCTGAAAAGAGAGACCTCTTTTAATATTTTGTGAATTAATAAAAATGTGGTATTATGTGGCATTGTGTGGTATTATGTAATATAGACATTAGGCTATGATTAACTATGTATTAAGTGTTGGTTATATCTTGGAAGAATTTTAGAAAAAATACATATTAAACACATATAATAATTAAATGGTTTGATATATGTGTCTAATATATATTAGAAGAAATTTTAGCAGATATTAAAAAAATACTAAATATGTAGTTTTAATTTGCGATAATAAAAAGCATGTAATAGATTTTATAAATACAATTCAAATAATTTAGATAAATTGAAAAAAAAGTAAGTGAAAAATTTGTCAAAATAAATTGCGCATAATGTAACACAAGCCGAATAGATTGTGTTATTATATATTATGTTATTTTGTATTTCTTAAAAATAGTTATATTTTTTTGTTAAAGTTGATAAAGTGTATAGTTATAATGCAACTAGTTTTAATAAATTTAATGTATAACTATAATTTAAATTAAAGATTCTTAAGTTTTATGAATTTTTGTATTGAGTTTTTTTCTATACAAATTTCATGCACTGCTACACACTTAGTATTATATTTAAGTAAAGATAGGAGGATTTATATGGAACTTTTAACTTTTAAAAGAGGTGTCCATCCACCTCATGGTAAATATCTTACCGAAAATAAAGCTATTGAAGACTTAGATCCAAAAGAACTATTAGTGTTCCCTATGTCTCAACATATAGGAGCACCAGCTGAATGCTTAGTTAAAAAAGGAGATAGAGTGTTAGTTGGACAAAAGATAGGTCAAGCTAATGGTTTTATTTCTGCTAACATTCACAGTAGTGTATCAGGTACAGTTAAAGATGTAAAATCTGTACTATTAGCTTCAGGAACAAAGTCGCTTGCTGTAATAGTTGAAAATGATGGACAATATGAAGAGGGTGAATTTACAAAACCTAAAAATTACACTGATATGACTAAAGAAGAAATCATAGAGCTTGTTAAAGAAGCTGGTGTAGTTGGTATGGGAGGAGCTACTTTCCCAACAAATGTAAAACTTGCTCCGCCACCAGATAAAAATATTGATGCAATTATATTAAATGGTGCAGAGTGTGAAC containing:
- a CDS encoding type 1 glutamine amidotransferase; translated protein: MELNICHMYPDLLNVYGDVGNILILRYRARNRGIKTNVFNVSLNDKFDPKKYDIVFFGGGQDYEQSIVSNDLKKNKKSSIIEYIESNKVFLSVCGGYQLLGKYYVTPSGEELEGLNALDIYTTSGKKRFIGNTVIYNKEFKETYVGFENHSGKTYIGSLKPLGKVLLGFGNNGEDHSEGCIYKNTFCTYFHGSLLSKNPELADRLISLALKNKYGKFSLPKLDDTYELKAKEFIIKRELS
- a CDS encoding Mur ligase family protein: MFSKFIMNVSNLLYKGGTNFPGKVALKFNKNILGILSKNYKVILVTGTNGKTTTTSMIYTILKNNNFDVITNDTGANMYTGIISCFIKNFKFFSNSKIKYCVLEVDEANVKYITRYIHPEIITITNLFRDQLDRYGEVYSTLNKILDGIHNSPDSILVLNGDDSLFGNLNINNKTLYYGFDSPINTVSQPPLNADAKFCKICKHPYEYNFITYNHLGDFYCPNCGYKRPSLTYSINSIINLSSNGSKVKINNKDYYINQAGTYNIYNALCAFSVGKILGVKDSIICTTFKNLQSSFGRQELIKINNKNLKIILVKNPAGFDEALKSIKLDDKNKSLALLLNDNYADGKDVSWIWDVDFEDLNNNNIHNIMVSGIRLYDMGIRLKVAGFDEDLFCICHNYETLLDNIESCNDSMIYLLATYTAMTSFRKFLNNKGYIKKLW
- a CDS encoding CapA family protein, yielding MNTQRINKKKHKSKKLKRIIIFFSFVFILGFLGGNITHKVYSLFKVTSHPKNTSSNTNSSLELSSKGKESKTSSNGQASSFKKSEEILLSSVGDCTLGRDDKYSYEGSLPHVLKQHNNDYSYVFKNVNSIFKNDDITIANFEGTLTTSNAKAVKRFTFKAPMEYAKILTSANIEGVNLSNNHIKDYLEQGFEDTKIALKKENINFFGEDNIWIKEIRGIKFGFLGYKGFSDTPDLLEKIKNDIDKLKKQNCIVIINFHWGNEGNYTPNTTQQNIAHYSIDNGADLIIGHHPHVLQGIEKYNNKLIFYSMGNFAFGGNKNPRDKDSIITQIKFKISDSTLKSYDFKIIPCKISSVNYKNDYCPTPAQGNEKSNILNKINNLSKKLNLDINIDGNFNTVSME
- a CDS encoding YdcF family protein, with the translated sequence MKDIKGKLGYLLGIISILYYIGLGRFSGIIGFHMIWLFLGVFVIVFQRFKERILKFYKKINIKFRTVIIFFIVIGLSSFILIEGLIIHSAISKTTDEKKYMIVLGAAVHGDYMSLILKKRMDTTLEYLKKYPNTKIIVSGGKGPGELITEAEAMKRYLIQNGINHDQIIKEEKSRNTAENFKYSLEILKQREKKDNPSVCVVTTDFHMFRAKFLAKRAGINVHAVPSKGYLSSAPNYYIREYFAVIHSFICDNAK
- a CDS encoding YitT family protein, whose amino-acid sequence is MKNLFRDIGLLVIGCLIYSLYISVLLVPNNIGTGGLTGISLGLKHLFNLPIGLTTLCLNIPLFIFGYSLLGKSFAIKSGIIVVISSFMIDFMNSAFHFKPIGDLLTATIFTGVISGLSMAILFMGGASTGGLDISGKMIKRKFPSFPLTKILLSQDILIYIFLSLTLGPRSVMYAIIMSFVRSKTIDAVQEGIASSRQCIIISENPEPIIESIKTKLGRGVTLLDAYGCYSHTDKKFIYVVVQKIQLNSLKSIVNSIDPHAFVTVSSVNDIQGNFKQKSLSI